In the Drosophila biarmipes strain raj3 chromosome X, RU_DBia_V1.1, whole genome shotgun sequence genome, one interval contains:
- the LOC108027557 gene encoding mucin-22 isoform X1 — MLPFRRGAAWQTLFLLCALAYCINEASSEGRVVCYYTNWSVYRPGTAKFNPQNINPYLCTHLVYAFGGFTKDNQMKPFDKYQDIEQGGYAKFTGLKTYNKQLKTMIAIGGWNEASSRFSPLVASSERRQQFIKNILKFLRQNHFDGIDLDWEYPAHREGGKSRDRDNYAQFVQELRAEFEREAEKTGRTRLLLTMAVPAGIEYIDKGYDVPKLNKYLDWFNVLTYDFHSSHEPSVNHHAPLYSLEEDSEYNYDAELNIDYSIKYYLKAGADRDKLVLGIPTYGRSYTLINEESTELGAPSEGPGEQGDATREKGYLAYYEICQTLKDDPEWTVVQPNANVMGPYAYRRNQWVGYDDEAIVRKKAEYVVAQGLGGIMFWAIDNDDFRGTCNGKPYPLIEAAKEAMVEALGLGINEVAKPSGPQKPSRSRSRDNASTRNRLNGKTEAPASSRRPSATRRPAVSSTTQVPPPSTTFKLTEAEGSSLYIGGRASTTPPPPTTPDPGSDFKCEEEGFFQHPRDCKKYYWCLDSGPSGLGIVAHMFTCPSGLYFNPAADSCDFARNVPCKTKKSTTVAPVTSTAPTTTTVRSNRVTAAPTARPVYPRTTTSTTTSTTTTTTTTPATVDEDLEYEEDTDELSPSKSTDAEEDPQVIKELIDLIRKVGGVEQLEKHLLRNKDGSITLKENSASGAATTPSTISKSLYDRVLSRPGTLSSFTRNRFKISEATETSTEATASSSGSSSGSSSGTANSYSKYSSVLRGNSRQGPQNEGIEKLAEFDGFLKERKQYVTINRHRSASQGDEEEHADQQEEEENLAVVETTTRRPLSSVTPSYTSLRRTRPPTVAPPEEESHEEAAEQQTQTQVKSYATLSRTRGRTTAPPEVTEPAPSSTTNRYKYFERTRPTKSATAEDAEDPTEDEEDEYEDEQKDIVTVQSKQTTNTRKYASIGRRTTTTTTATPETTTTTTTGTETAKASTTTNNNYNKNHYNSSNNNNNNVKLNNLIPTEENNTATPSTTAQSETTTTTTNETTEPNESTSTTTITSLTNNLHITTTPTPIAASTIPTTTTSNGISSDSLLATELSEASPTQLPPNPDVETTTPTTTTSTTTTTESELVSTTTTPKTTTTTGNNDLNDVNNVDEDSEVTKTKTQYKYATTNRRRITTTTTTTNNNNNAEAASDASPTNGLSSLNSIRTNPGRRQHQPEQTPTTTTEPNLSSPRPFGYPRRRTRPTASTTTSTTISQTDNNDNNTDNNDNETDAVVKVVKKTRLSPGDRPKNRYQLSRTRGSTTNTTPTSTTTQQPPTTTTARRLAFGGRQRAQVTKLALVDEQTEETETKGDAHKDEEEKEEEEDSNATTTTTTTTSRPTPKRIRVLKFRRPLNSNSNSSTVDSSTNSATETNPDTTTATPTTLGQSTTSNNNNTTSTTGNKRFRKIVRKLRPVDSSTASSVDNSEETTRKPFVPSHTRFADQENDLVNLRQRIKEQQARGEPQDGVISNRFKTLGQKDDQDVSDLQKLRDKVKAEQARGEGEQGVINDRLKKLLAEKGTTSTTSARQREEASTDDESSAVSSARPFFKRKLVARRPYTPPSASGGGTTKAPLAFSTTRPTAKFVRKKNGRFDPFNSSVRNRGEGFVRSDPRGSRLPGADRFKSQGNNEDDEEIEERHERPLQNQFGSTLRRPFVPKTRPFLDKTKPQQEDEAEDSEEEDEEEDSEEEGDEEEDEDEEEERKAAGEEEKPHEDNGQDKPKFNSPYKPKDNRVLPGSRPTFGATGSGSPPTASGNVPFNPRSRPSSSANANSTPANRFGTTKRPRVVNRPPGVASPNLTLKPVASDYERTTPLTPLKPAPFIPSNNRSYERKYTGPSTEATETASENSLIEELNIDALNARNKKIFDKHSKKHPALKPKVVKIESESETETGAEVETGTEVAVEEETTEEQQQLEQGFVTTTPSTPPSPPPPAPPSTQSDTATTTDTPPETETETDIETVTETETATNANEATSINSQDRSLSSSTQAPPPATTLLHVFTLLEGDSPEEEPTTRRPIQARLHPTIQTEVVPKHKLIEINRIVEINSKQAKAAQRKSKANQDFGTLRVESLPHVEQLGEISVVKYVHLVDGSDIQINDGHSTVADYTPTEPTFSAAQSPVSAPVRNSLPETEGGTDTDRNGKSLVPEVLAGALETSTISLEGLFDSARKGKQLSSNSIIAEAETEESTTVSSSSASATEPGETTTPAPTYVRPIVPLLRPESNESSPLVISIANLDQVILSKVQKSLAEGSHTTVSPEAASDSNSAFSVRQPLVVQAPIGSGAPETNTLTLNTQDQAGNGAISESVESVIQTTTTRPVDDQVAEETTILSIDTATEPQISTQPTLAESEANSGTLTAMPIGAVIMGQLGLNTQVTTTTSDNDNQQSNTQTTSTISSGTTTPADNNLQDNTQSTSTTTSETSSGAISSEAIGGNNHHLSTQTTTTIGETIDGHHLLNTQTTVTKNSPENTPASTIGTSGGAVGGNSNLSTQTTTISSSANSTTSLGSKVSEAVSFSSETHVVHRKKMGRKGRGRRLRNKSTSTTTTTTETPTTVEASLDDTTTVVPE; from the exons ATGCTTCCG TTCCGGCGTGGAGCGGCCTGGCAAACGCTCTTCCTGCTCTGCGCTCTCGCCTATTGCATAAACG AAGCCAGCAGCGAGGGGCGCGTGGTCTGCTACTACACAAACTGGAGTGTCTATCGGCCGGGCACCGCCAAGTTCAATCCGCAGAACATCAATCCGTACCTGTGCACCCACTTGGTGTACGCCTTCGGGGGCTTCACCAAGGACAACCAGATGAAGCCCTTCGACAAGTACCAGGACATTGAGCAGG GTGGCTATGCCAAGTTCACTGGACTCAAAACGTACAACAAGCAGCTGAAGACCATGATTGCCATCGGCGGCTGGAACGAGGCCAGTTCCAGATTTTCGCCACTGGTGGCCAGCAGCGAGCGGCGCCAGCAGTTCATCAAGAACATCCTGAAGTTCCTGCGACAGAACCACTTCGATGGCATCGACCTGGACTGGGAGTACCCGGCGCATCGCGAGGGCGGCAAGTCCCGCGATCGGGACAACTACGCCCAGTTTGTCCAGGAGCTGAGGGCCGAGTTCGAGAGGGAGGCGGAGAAGACCGGACGCACCCGACTCCTCCTCACCATGGCCGTGCCCGCTGGCATCGAGTACATCGACAAGGGCTACGATGTGCCCAAGCTGAACAAGTATCTGGATTGGTTCAACGTGCTGACCTACGATTTCCACTCATCCCACGAGCCATCGGTCAACCACCATGCTCCGCTCTACTCGCTGGAGGAGGACTCCGAGTACAACTACGATGCCGAGTTAAATATT GACTACTCCATCAAATACTACCTGAAAGCGGGTGCAGATCGGGACAAGCTGGTTCTGGGCATACCCACCTACGGTCGGTCCTACACCTTGATCAACGAGGAGAGCACCGAGCTGGGAGCACCTTCGGAGGGTCCGGGAGAGCAGGGTGATGCCACTCGCGAGAAGGGATACCTGGCCTACTATGAG ATCTGTCAGACCCTGAAGGACGATCCCGAGTGGACTGTGGTGCAGCCGAATGCCAATGTGATGGGTCCCTATGCCTACAGGCGCAACCAGTGGGTGGGCTACGACGACGAGGCCATCGTGCGCAAGAAGGCAGAGTATGTGGTGGCCCAGGGACTGGGTGGCATCATGTTCTGGGCCATCGACAACGACGACTTCCGCGGCACCTGCAACGGAAAGCCATATCCCCTCATCGAGGCTGCTAAAGAGGCCATGGTGGAGGCGCTGGG TCTGGGCATCAACGAGGTGGCCAAGCCAAGTGGTCCGCAGAAACCCTCAAGATCTCGCAGTCGCGATAATGCCAGCACCAGGAACCGTCTAAATGGCAAGACCGAAGCTCCAGCCAGCTCCAGGCGGCCCAGTGCCACCAGGAGGCCAGCCGTGAGCTCTACTACCCAAGTACCACCGCCGAGCACCACCTTCAAGCTGACAGAAGCCGAGGGATCCTCCCTTTACATTGGAGGCAGGGCGTCCACCACGCCACCACCTCCAACGACTCCGGATCCGGGCTCGGACTTCAAGTGCGAGGAGGAGGGCTTTTTCCAGCATCCCAGGGATTGTAAGAAGTACTACTGGTGTCTGGATAGCGGACCATCGGGTCTGGGAATCGTGGCTCACATGTTCACTTGTCCATCGGGTCTCTACTTCAATCCGGCCGCCGATTCGTGCGACTTTGCCCGCAATGTGCCCTGCAAGACCAAGAA ATCCACCACAGTGGCACCAGTGACCTCCACAGCCCCGACCACCACCACAGTGCGTTCGAATCGAGTAACAGCTGCTCCCACGGCTCGTCCTGTGTATCCACgaaccaccaccagcaccaccacaaGCACCACGACCACCACCACGACAACGCCAGCCACTGTTGATGAAGACCTCGAGTACGAAGAGGACACCGATGAGCTGTCGCCCAGCAAGTCCACCGATGCTGAGGAAGATCCACAGGTGATCAAGGAGTTGATCGACCTAATTCGCAAAGTGGGTGGTGTCGAGCAGCTGGAGAAGCATCTGTTGCGCAACAAGGATGGATCGATTACCCTAAAGGAGAACTCAGCCAGTGGTGCAGCCACCACACCCTCGACCATTAGCAAATCCCTGTACGACCGTGTGCTGAGTCGACCTGGAACTTTGAGTTCCTTCACACGCAATCGTTTTAAGATTAGTGAAGCCACGGAGACGAGCACGGAGGCCACTGCCTCGAGCAGTGGTTCTTCGAGTGGTTCATCAAGTGGCACCGCTAATAGCTATTCCAAATACTCCTCAGTTCTGAGGGGCAACAGCCGCCAGGGACCACAAAACGAGGGCATTGAGAAGTTGGCCGAATTCGATGGTTTCTTGAAGGAACGCAAACAGTATGTGACCATTAATCGTCATCGGTCTGCGAGTCAGGGTGATGAGGAGGAGCATGCAGATcagcaggaggaggaagagAATCTGGCCGTGGTCGAGACAACCACCCGTCGTCCATTGAGCTCAGTAACGCCTTCGTACACAAGTCTCCGACGCACAAGACCCCCCACTGTGGCTCCTCCAGAAGAAGAATCCCACGAGGAAGCGGCGGAACAACAAACCCAGACTCAGGTCAAATCCTATGCCACCTTAAGTCGCACGCGAGGACGCACCACCGCACCACCAGAGGTCACGGAACCGGCACCTAGTTCGACAACCAATCG TTACAAGTACTTTGAGCGTACGCGACCCACCAAGAGTGCCACTGCCGAGGATGCCGAAGATCCCACAGAGGACGAAGAAGATGAGTACGAGGACGAGCAAAAGGATATTGTTACGGtacaaagcaaacaaaccaCAAATACACGTAAATATGCGAGCATCGGCCGCAGAACAACCACCaccacaacagcaacaccagaaactacaacaacaacaaccaccgGCACTGAGACTGCCAAggccagcaccaccaccaacaacaactacaacaagaACCACTACAACagcagcaataacaacaacaacaatgtgaAACTGAATAACCTAATACCAACAGAAGAGAACAACACAGCAACACCCAGCACTACCGCCCAATCCGAAACTACCACCACCACAACTAACGAAACCACTGAACCAAATGAAAGcacctccaccaccaccatcacaTCCTTAACTAATAACCTGCATATCACCACCACACCCACACCAATTGCAGCCTCCACTATCCCAACAACAACCACCTCCAATGGCATTAGCTCAGACTCTCTGCTAGCCACCGAGCTGAGTGAAGCCTCACCCACCCAACTTCCTCCCAATCCCGACGTAGAGACAACAACACCGACAACAACCACCTCAACCACAACGACAACGGAATCCGAACTGGTCAGCACTACAACCACACCGAAAACAACAACCACCACGGGCAACAACGACCTGAATGACGTTAACAACGTGGACGAGGACAGTGAGGTAACAAAAACTAAGACCCAATACAAGTATGCGACCACCAACCGTCGACGTATAACCACaacaaccaccaccaccaacaacaacaacaatgcagAAGCAGCGAGCGATGCTAGTCCAACAAACGGTTTGAGTAGTTTAAATAGCATTAGAACCAACCCGGGCAGAAGGCAACACCAACCAGAACAGAccccaacaacaaccacagaaCCAAACCTTTCTAGTCCCCGACCCTTTGGTTATCCCCGACGTCGCACACGACCCACAGCCAGCACTACCACTTCCACCACAATTTCCCAAACCGATAATAACGATAACAATACCGATAATAACGATAACGAAACCGATGCAGTTGTGAAAGTAGTGAAGAAGACACGACTATCTCCAGGGGATAGGCCCAAG AATCGTTATCAATTGAGCCGCACCAGAGGCAGCACCACCAACACCACCCCAACAAGCACAACAACACAACAACCCCCAACAACAACCACCGCCAGAAGACTGGCCTTTGGGGGCCGTCAGCGTGCCCAGGTAACTAAACTAGCCCTAGTCGATGAGCAGACTGAAGAGACCGAGACTAAGGGGGATGCCCACAAAGATGAAGAAGAGAAGGAGGAGGAAGAAGACTCCAACGCAACCACAACgacaaccaccaccaccagcagacCAACACCGAAGCGCATACGTGTGCTGAAGTTCCGCAGACCCTTGAATAGCAATAGCAATAGTTCCACTGTAGACAGCTCCACTAATAGCGCCACTGAAACTAACCCAGACACCACCACAGCCACACCAACAACATTAGGCCAAAGcaccaccagcaacaacaacaacaccacaaGCACCACAGGCAACAAGCGTTTCCGCAAGATTGTGCGCAAGTTGAGGCCCGTGGACTCAAGTACCGCGTCTAGTGTGGATAATTCCGAAGAAACCACCCGTAAACCTTTCGTCCCCAGCCACACCAGATTCGCTGATCAGGAAAATGATCTAGTGAATCTTCGCCAGCGGATCAAGGAGCAGCAAGCACGAGGTGAGCCCCAGGATGGAGTGATCAGCAATCGATTCAAGACCCTGGGTCAAAAGGACGATCAGGATGTCTCGGATTTGCAGAAGCTGAGGGACAAAGTGAAGGCCGAGCAGGCAAGGGGAGAGGGAGAACAGGGAGTGATTAACGATCGTCTGAAGAAGCTGCTGGCCGAGAAaggcaccaccagcaccactaGCGCTCGCCAACGAGAGGAAGCTTCGACAGATGATGAGTCTTCAGCGGTTTCCTCGGCCAGACCGTTCTTTAAACGCAAACTGGTCGCCCGCAGACCCTATACACCACCCTCGGCCAGCGGCGGTGGCACCACCAAGGCCCCTCTGGCGTTCAGCACCACCCGGCCCACGGCGAAATTTGTGCGCAAGAAGAACGGTCGATTCGATCCCTTCAACTCGAGTGTCCGCAATCGCGGCGAGGGCTTTGTAAGAAGTGATCCCCGAGGCTCAAGACTGCCGGGAGCCGATCGCTTCAAGTCCCAGGGAAACAATGAGGACGATGAGGAGATTGAAGAACGCCATGAACGACCACTGCAGAATCAGTTTGGATCCACATTGCGCAGACCTTTCGTGCCAAAGACGCGACCATTTTTAGATAAAACCAAGCCGCAGCAGGAAGATGAGGCAGAAGACAGCGAAGAGGAGGACGAAGAGGAGGATTCTGAGGAGGAAGGAGATGAAGAGGAGGATGAAGATGAAGAGGAGGAGAGGAAGGCCGCGGGTGAGGAGGAGAAGCCACATGAGGATAATGGTCAAGACAAGCCCAAGTTCAATTCCCCGTACAAGCCCAAGGATAACCGAGTGTTGCCGGGCAGTCGTCCCACATTTGGAGCCACCGGGAGTGGGTCACCACCCACGGCATCTGGAAACGTACCCTTCAATCCACGCAGCCGTCCATCCAGCTCGGCCAATGCGAACAGCACACCGGCCAACCGTTTTGGCACCACAAAGCGACCCCGAGTCGTCAACCGACCACCGGGTGTGGCCTCCCCGAACTTGACCTTGAAACCGGTGGCCAGCGACTATGAGCGCACCACACCACTGACACCACTGAAACCGGCGCCATTCATACCCAGCAACAACAGGAGTTACGAGCGGAAGTACACGGGTCCATCCACAGAGGCCACGGAGACGGCCAGCGAAAATTCGCTAATCGAAGAACTGAACATCGATGCACTGAATGCGAGGAACAAGAAGATCTTTGACAAGCACAGCAAGAAGCATCCGGCCCTGAAGCCCAAGGTGGTCAAGATAGAATCCGAATCGGAAACGGAGACGGGGGCGGAGGTGGAAACCGGAACGGAGGTGGCGGTGGAAGAGGAAACCaccgaggagcagcagcagctggagcaggGCTTTGTGACCACCACACCCAGTacaccaccatcaccaccaccaccagcaccacccagCACACAGTCAGACACAGCCACCACCACAGACACGCCACCagaaactgaaaccgaaactgaTATAGAAACTgtaaccgaaaccgaaacagcGACCAATGCTAATGAAGCCACTTCCATCAATTCACAGGATCGATCCCTCTCGAGCAGCACTCAAGCACCACCGCCGGCCACCACCTTGCTGCACGTGTTCACCCTGCTCGAGGGCGATAGCCCCGAAGAGGAGCCGACGACCAGAAGGCCGATCCAGGCCCGTCTCCATCCCACCATACAGACGGAGGTGGTGCCCAAGCACAAGCTGATTGAGATCAATCGCATTGTCGAGATCAATTCTAAGCAGGCCAAGGCTGCCCAGAGGAAATCGAAGGCCAACCAGGACTTTGGCACACTGCGCGTGGAGTCCCTGCCCCACGTGGAGCAGCTGGGCGAGATCAGTGTGGTCAAGTATGTCCATCTGGTGGATGGCAGTGACATTCAGATAAACGATGGGCACAGCACAGTGGCAGACTATACGCCCACCGAGCCCACCTTTTCGGCGGCTCAGAGTCCTGTCTCCGCTCCGGTGAGGAATTCTCTCCCGGAAACCGAAGGAGGCACCGACACCGATCGTAATGGCAAGTCTTTAGTCCCCGAAGTCCTAGCCGGCGCCTTGGAGACCTCGACCATCTCGCTGGAGGGACTCTTCGATTCGGCCCGCAAGGGCAAGCAACTGAGCAGCAATAGCATTATCGCCGAAGCGGAGACGGAGGAGAGCACCACCGTTAGCAGTAGCAGCGCCTCGGCCACCGAACCCGGAGAGACCACCACACCGGCACCCACTTACGTAAGACCCATTGTACCCCTCCTCCGACCCGAGTCCAATGAGTCCTCGCCCCTGGTCATTTCGATAGCCAATCTCGATCAGGTGATACTCAGCAAGGTGCAAAAGTCGCTGGCCGAGGGCAGCCACACCACAGTGTCGCCCGAAGCTGCCAGCGACTCGAACTCGGCCTTCTCCGTGCGCCAGCCGCTGGTGGTGCAGGCTCCCATCGGCAGTGGTGCTCCAGAAACCAACACACTAACACTTAACACCCAAGATCAAGCCGGCAATGGTGCTATTAGTGAGAGCGTTGAATCAGTTATACAAACAACAACCACTAGGCCAGTAGACGATCAGGTGGCTGAAGAAACCACAATCCTTAGCATTGACACAGCCACAGAGCCACAGATTAGTACACAGCCAACGCTTGCCGAATCAGAAGCCAACAGTGGAACATTAACGGCCATGCCAATTGGTGCTGTTATTATGGGTCAGCTCGGTCTAAACACACAAGTAACAACAACCACTTCAGACAATGACAACCAACAAAGTAATACTCAAACAACAAGCACAATTAGCAGTGGTACAACAACCCCCGCTGACAACAACCTCCAAGATAACACTCAATCAACAAGCACAACAACCAGTGAGACTAGCAGCGGCGCTATTAGTTCCGAAGCTATTGGTGGCAACAACCACCACCTAAGCACGcaaacaacaaccacaattGGTGAGACTATTGATGGCCACCACCTCCTGAATACACAGACAACAGTCACCAAAAACAGTCCAGAAAACACGCCAGCAAGCACAATTGGCACAAGTGGTGGGGCTGTTGGTGGCAACAGCAACCTGAGCACACAGACAACAACCATCAGTAGTAGCGCCAATAGCACCACAAGTTTGGGCAGCAAAGTTAGCGAGGCAGTTAGCTTTAGTTCCGAGACGCATGTGGTGCATCGCAAGAAGATGGGGCGCAAGGGGCGTGGCCGTCGCCTGCGCAACAAATCGACgtcgacaacaacaacaaccactgaGACGCCGACCACGGTGGAGGCGTCACTTGACGACACCACCACAGTGGTGCCGGAATAG